Part of the Actinomycetota bacterium genome is shown below.
ACCGTGTCCTGGTCCGCACCCAGGTTCCACGCGCCGCCGCGTCCACCCGGCTCTCCGGCGACGCTCACGATCCGTATCGACGAGCCGCCGACGACCGGGGGAGCAGGCGCGGGGGGCCTCCGGTCCGCGGCCGGTTCGGGAGCGTCGGCGCACGAGAGCGCGCCCAGGGCGATGAGGAGGATCACGTACCGCGAGATCACGGCGCTCTGAGCGGGCGAAGGGAATCGAACCCTCGTATCGAGCTTGGGAAGCTCGTGTTCTACCATTGAACTACGCCCGCAACGGCTCCGATTCTACCGCGTCCGCCATCTGCGGTAGCATCCCGCCGTGGTCCTCTCCGACCGGTCCATCCGCGAGGCGATCGAGTCCGGCAGGCTCGTCATCGACCCGTACGACGCGGGCTGCGTCCAGCCGTCCTCTTACGACGTGCGGGTGGGAGACGCGTTCCGGGTCTTCCACAACGCCCGGCACCCGTACATCGACGTCCGGGAGCCGCTCGACGACCTGACCGAGCTGGTCACGGTGCCGGAGGGCGAGCGGTTCATCCTCCACCCGGGAGAGTTCGTGCTGGGGACGACGCTCGAATGGGTGAAGCTCCCGGACGATCTCGTGGCCCGGCTCGAGGGGAAGTCGTCACTCGGGCGCCTCGGGCTGCTGATCCACTCGACCGCCGGGTTCGTCGACCCGGGGTTCTCCGGCCGAGTGACGCTGGAGCTCTCGAACGTGGCCAACCTGCCGATCGCCATCTACCCAGGGATGAAGATCGGCCAGATCTCTTTCCAGACGATGACCACGCCGGCCGAGCACCCGTACGGGAGCACGGAGGTGGGCTCGAAGTACCAGGGCCAGGAGGGCCCCACGCCTTCCCGCTACTTCGAGAACTTCACCGACCGGTAGGCGGTCAGGGGTAGCAGCTCGAGGACCCCTGCTTCGGGGGCGGGGGCGGCTGCCCGGGGGTGTAGCCGCCCCCGACGCTGCAGACCTTCGCGCTCGTCCCGCTGATCCAGAGGATCGCGTAGCCCTTCGCGGGCGTCATGTACGAAGGGTCCCAGTACACGTAGGTCCTTCCGTCCTGATGCGTCCCGGCGCCGGCGCGCCCGTCGGGGTAGCACGCGAGGACCTGCGCCCCATCCGCCGTGCTGTAGCGGAGGTAGTGCCCGGGGTCGGGAGCGGACCCGTTCGTCGGCACGTCGCAGTGCTCACCACCACCGGTGTGATCGGCCATGGCGGGGGCTGCGCCAAGGATCGGGATCATGAGCGTCAGTACGATGGCCAACCGCCTCATCGAGCCTCCTCGAGCCGCTTCAAAACAGTAAACTCCTTTGACTGTTTCCATGTCCACGCCGAGATCCCTGCCGAGGTGACATGTCCCAACCGAGCTTCCTGACCGGGTCCTGGTCCGAGACCGGGACCGTGAGAACGAACAACGAGGACGCCATGGCGGCCACGGCGCGGCTGTTGGCCGTCGCCGACGGGGTGGGAGGACGTCCCGCCGGAGAGGTGGCGAGCGCCGTCGCGGTCGCTGTCCTGCGCGCGTCCTTCGAACGGGGTGTCGGTATCGAGGAGGCCGTCCAGGCGGCGCACGAGGTCGTCCAGACCGCCTCCCGGTGCAACAGCCTCCTGCACACGATGGTCACGACGCTGACCGCGGCGGCCATCCAGGACGGGAGCATCGTGCTGGCGCACATCGGCGACACACGCGCCTACCTGCTCTCGGGAGGCGAGCTGCAGCCGCTCACGACGGACCAGACCGCCGAGGCGAAGCTGATCGCGGAGGGCAAGGCGGACGAGGCAGCCAAGCTGCGCAACCCGAAGGCGCTCGCGCAGGTCGTCGGGGGGCGTCAGGAGAGGCTAGAGCCGGTGGTGTCCAAGGTCGAGATGGGACCGGGAGACCGGCTCTTCCTGTGCACGGACGGCGTCTCTGGCTACCTCTCCGACGGGGACATGGGGAGGCTGCTGTCCGAGACGCAGGACGTGCAGGCGGCCGCCGAGGCCGTTTGCAAGGCCGCGCTGGAGGCCGGGTCCAACGACAACGTGACGGCGGTCGTGGCCGACCTGTCCGGCTAGACCTCGTGCCCGGGGGTCTCGGCCTCCGTGGCTGACTCAGACGTCCCGGCCGCCACCCCCGCCTTGGCCGGACGCACCTCACCCATGGACCGGACGAGGATCTGCGCGACGTCGATGACCTCGACGCCCTCCCCTTGGCCCTGCATCTGACGGTCCTTCACGGCGTCGTCGAGCATCACCAGGCAGAAGGGGCAGGCGGTCGCGACGACGTCGGGGTCCGTCCCGAGGGCCTCGTCGATGCGTTCGTGGTTGATCCGCTTCCCCTCGGTCTCCTCCATCCAGAACCGCGCGCCCCCGGCGCCGCAGCAGAACGTCTTGCGTCCGCACCGGTGCATCTCGGTCTGGCGGGCCCCGGTCGCGCGGATCACCAGACGCGGGTCGGCCATCACGTCGTTGTGACGCGCGAGGTAGCAGGGGTCGTGGTAGGTGACGTGGGCGTCGAGCGGGGTCTTCGGCTGCAGCCGCCCCTGCGCGACGAGCTCGGCGAGCAGCTCCGCGTGGTGGACCACCTCGTATGAGCCGCCGTAGTCGGGGTACTCGTTGCGCAGCGTGTTGAAGCAGTGCGGGCACTGGGCGATGATCTTCTTCACGCCCGCCCCGTTCAGCGTC
Proteins encoded:
- the dcd gene encoding dCTP deaminase → MVLSDRSIREAIESGRLVIDPYDAGCVQPSSYDVRVGDAFRVFHNARHPYIDVREPLDDLTELVTVPEGERFILHPGEFVLGTTLEWVKLPDDLVARLEGKSSLGRLGLLIHSTAGFVDPGFSGRVTLELSNVANLPIAIYPGMKIGQISFQTMTTPAEHPYGSTEVGSKYQGQEGPTPSRYFENFTDR
- a CDS encoding PP2C family serine/threonine-protein phosphatase translates to MSQPSFLTGSWSETGTVRTNNEDAMAATARLLAVADGVGGRPAGEVASAVAVAVLRASFERGVGIEEAVQAAHEVVQTASRCNSLLHTMVTTLTAAAIQDGSIVLAHIGDTRAYLLSGGELQPLTTDQTAEAKLIAEGKADEAAKLRNPKALAQVVGGRQERLEPVVSKVEMGPGDRLFLCTDGVSGYLSDGDMGRLLSETQDVQAAAEAVCKAALEAGSNDNVTAVVADLSG